The genomic interval caggagttcagaccagcctggccaacatggttgaaaacccatctctactaaaaatacaaaaattagctggccatggtgccAGGTGCcagtaatgccagctactcaggaggctgaggcaggagaactgctcgaacgcgggaggccgaggttgcggtgagccgagatggcgccactgcactccagcctgggcaacagcatggctctgtctcaaaaaataaaagaaaaagaaagaaggtcatgtgaagacagaggcagagactggagtcaTGCTGTTCACAAACCAAGGAACACCCAGGGCCACCAGCAGCCAGGAAAGGCTCATGGAACAGACTGTTTCCTAGAGGCTTCAAAGGGACTGTGGCTCACCTGacactttgatttcttttagcctccagaacgGTGAAAATAAGTTTCTGGTTTAAGGCACTCAGTTTATGGTAGGCTGTGTTATGGGAGCCCTAGGAGGCCAGTACAAGGGGACTCAGGATTAACGCCTCTGCTGCAGACAGGAGGGCAGAGTCAGAAGAGGTCAGGGTCCCCGGCGCCATGGGCTGCCACATACTCTGGTCTGATGATCTCCAGGCTTGCTTTCCTTGACAAGAGAAATAAGCCCTCAGCTGCGTACGCAGTGGGTAAGCAAGTTTGATTACTGTTTGGGGACAGAGTCCCACCGGCTGCCCACACACCCTGGCGAACTGGCCTGACCCCACTCAAGTAGGGTCTCCACATCAAAAAAGAGGTGCCCGAGGCTGGCTGCCTGGGGGGCCCTGAGTGCAGCTCTCCCGGCTTCTTTTCGAGGCACCCTGGTGGGAAGAAGGCACTGCCATAATGGTCCTTTCTCAGCTGAGGACCTCTCCCACCCAGCAAGGAGTGCACAGCCAGGCTCCAAGGATGAGAGTGTCTTTATTGAAGTTGGGACTGGGGCCTCTATAGGGGCCCTGGCTTCTGGGCTGTAGGTTTGTGGGGTGTGGGGTCTTGAGTCAAAGGCCAGGGACTAGGGCAGGGTATCAGAGGGTGATGTCATCTTCGTACAGAGACAGCAACAGCAGGACGGTCCAGCCGCCCAGCAGGCCCACGTTGTGCAGCAGGAAGAGGAGCCAAGGCCGCGGGTCCCGCACTTTCAACATGGCCGGGAGCTGAGGAGCAGGTGGGCACCGGGTCAGCGCCCCTGCTCAGCTCCCTTGCTCAGCGCCCTGCCCAGAGCAGCCCCTCCCCTCACCATCCTGACCATGTCACAGAGCGCCACGTAGAGGAACAGGCCGGTGGCCACCGCCAGGATCCAGGCCTCACTCTCCTCGCCGACTCCGACCGCGAGTGCCACGTAGAGACCGGCGAAGGCCGTGAGCGCGGAGGCCAGGTTCAGCAGCAGCGCTTGGCGCACGGACAGCCCCACGTGCAGCAAGGCCGCGAAGTCCCCTGGGGGCGGGTCCACGGCAACAGCTCCGCCCACCCATCTACGTGCCCCGCCCCCTCCGTTCGGGACCCGCCCCTTACCACCAGGCCCCGCCCACCTCCGTTTGGGCCCGCCCCTTACCAACAAGCCCCGCCCCTTACCAACAAGCCCCCGCCCGCCTCCCTTCGGGGCCCGCCCCTTACCAACAAGCCCCGCCCGCCCCTTCCACCAAGCCCCGCCCACCCGTTCCTCGTCTCCCCGCCCTGCCCTGTCCGGCCCCGCCCGCCGCTCACCCAGCTCGTGTGGCAGCTCGTGGCAGAACACGGCCAGCGACGTGGCCAGCCCGGTCTTCCAGGAGGACGCGAAGGCGGCGCCCACGGCCAGCCCGTCGGCGAAGTTGTGCACGGCGTCGCCCAGCGTGATCACATAGGGCAGCAGCCTCAACTCTGCGGGCGCAGCGGCCGTGGGTTCGCGTGGCCTGTCCCCTACCGCCCGCGCTCCGCACAAACCCCAGATCCCCCGGCCCTTCCGGGGTCGCCCCCTGGGCTCACCTGGGCTCCGTCTCCGGGGCTCCGTGTTCAGCAGCTCCGGGCTCTCCTCCGCCACCTGGGAGGAGCATGAGTGAGTCCCACCCGGAGgcgaggcagaggagggaggcggCGGGGTGGGGCTGGGAGTGTGGGCGTGGGACGGGGTCGGTGGGAGGGGCTCCGCGTGGAGCGGGGCATCGGGCGCCCACTCACCAGGTCTGCGCGAGAGCCCTCGTGAGGTGGCTTGGGCTGCCGGAGCTCGCTGGGTGCCAGCTGCAGGGAAATGCCGTGGCTGTGGCCACCGTGGTTGTGGCTGCTGTGGCTGCAGGGCCTGTTCTCCATGTCCTGTGAGGGTACCTGCTCAGTGTCCACCCGGCCCCCAGCACACCCACCCCCAACCCAGGTACCTTCCCAAGAAGACTGACCTCTGCGTCCCTGGGCAGCAGGAGGTTGAAGAGGTTCTCAAACAGGAAGAAGGCATAGAGCCCGGCCAGCATGGCCAGAAGGTGCCAGGTGGGCTGTGGGCTGAGGCCCTCTTCACTGTGTGTGTGCagccccagcacctggggagCAGGGGTGCTGGACTAGGGGGGTCTCAGGGCACCTCCTCCCCAGACCCGGGGAGAGAGGTTGGGGTTCTGTGGTGGGGTGGGTAAGGGCCCTGGGAGGGCATGGcctgggagtccgaggtggggaAGGAAAGGGGGCGGTCGGGGGGCTTGTGGGGGCAGACCTTGGGCATCAGATGCAGGAGAGCATCCCCGGTGAGTGCACCCACCGCCAGGCTCAGGAAGGTCTGCAGGACATAGTGGGTGACCCCCCTGCAGCCAGTGCAGGTCAGCAGCAGGAGGCCAAAAACAGCGCAGAGGCAGATGAGCAGTGTGGCTAGGGAGCCGTACAGATATCCTGGGGGCGGATGAGGCCAGTGAGAGCTTTTCTTCTAGACTCAACCCCTGCTTCTGGGGTGTTGCCCACCAGGGCTGCAGGTGCTCAGTGTGTGCCAGGCCTTCACTCAGGCTGACCCTCCTGCTTCAGAGCACCACTCCCCTCCCGGAGAGCCCCCTTTCCCTGTGTCTGCAGTTTTACCTCCAGCCCCTGCTTGCTCTCTCCATCCCTCATTCTCTGCAGCcacttcttcctccctccatGGGTCTCACCTCTGAGCTGCCAGCACAGTACCGGGGCGGGCACTCACTCTCTGCCTGGCTGAGCTGGTCCTGGATGGGGGGCCCGTGCTGGGAGGTGCAGGCCCCACTCAGCTGCTGTTGGAGCAGAGCAGGGCTCAGTTGGGCCCAGGCCTCCGGGGTCACCCCTGCCTCCTCCGACAGTCCATACACAGCCATCACGTCCCTGGCGCTCAGGCATACCTGGGATTGGCAGGACAGGTCAGGGGCCTGAGCAGACCCCAGTGGGGCCCCATCTCACCCCAGGGCACAGCTCACCGTGTCCCACACACTGGAGCTGCCGTTGGATGTAGAGCGGGGCACAGGGTCCTGGCCGCTGGCCCTCCTGTGCTGACGACTGTGGTCGCCATGggcctccctgcccacccccaggcGCCGCATCAAGGCCGACAGCTCTGGCAGGGAGAACGGTCGGCACCGTGAGTCTGTGTGGGCTCCAGCCCTGCCGCCCAGGGACACAGAGGCTGGGGACTCAGGGGCGCCCCCATCCgcagcccagcccaggcctcaCCGGCCAGCATGATAGGGGCCTCACTGCCATGTTGCTGGAACACAAAGTCCACAAAGTACTGAGGGCTGGGCAAGGCGCGGAAGCAAGACCCGCTCCTGACGTGGTCCAGCAGGGCAGCCAGGACGCCCCCAGCACTGCCTGGAACCCCCGCCTCCGTGGCCTCCTCCAGCAGCTGCGGGATATCTACACAGGCCTGAGGAAGAGGGGCCTGGGCCTCAGCCTTCAGTGTGACCTTGCATCCGGCTCTGCCACCCACCCGCTGGATGCATCTCCCACCAAGGCAGGATGTGCCCCACCAGCCCAGCCCTCCTTGCTAGGACCAGCTGCTCCGGGCTCCCACTCAGCCCTCTGGTACCCTCCTCATGAGACCCCCACCTGATCAGAAGTGAGCCCCACATTGCGAATCCCCAGCCCGAGGCCGACCCCCACGAGTCTCTCCAGGCCCCCAGGCTCCCTAAAGGCTCTGCAGGCCCGGCCCCTTGGGCTGTGGGGCCCTCCTCACCCATTCCCCTAGTCTGCCTGGTCTCTCTCTCACCGTCTTGAGGGCGGGGCCAGCAGCCCGGGCCTGCACCTTCTGCAGCAGCCTGCTCAGGCCCAGGATCAGGTCCTCAGGGCTTTCGAGTTGGGCCAGGAGGTCATCCGCATGAGAGGCCCAGCCGCCAGCCCGAGCGTCCTCACATGTGCCCTCGGGGTTGCTGAGGTACAGGGCGGCAGCCGCACTGAGGCGGGCGATATACCCAGTCTCCAGGACTGGACCCGGGGGCTCGCCCAGGCCCAGGGCATCCTCCACAGACAGGCACTGTGGGCAGAGATGGGTGGGCGGGGCGCTGGGCCACCAGGAAGAGGAGAGGCCAGCCCAGCCAAGGGGCTTCATGGCAGGCCCCTTCCCACTCCTCTCCCTCTCACGTCCAACAGCATCCATCACCCTCTCTCAGCCCCTTATGCCCTTCCACCTCCCCAGGCCCCTGTTCTGTTTCCCCAACTACAGGGGTGCATGCAGAGGGGTCCCCAACAGTGGTCCCCCATTCCCGGGGGACTCCCCTGGAGCCACTGCCAATTTGATGGCTGGGGCCAGCAGGGGGAGGTGGCCCCAGGGTCCTGGGGAAAAGAGGGGCCGTGTGTCCCTGGAGAGGCAGGCCCATCTGCCCCCGCTGAGCAGAAGGGTGGGCTCTCGCCTGCAGGCAGGGCAGGGCGCCCAGCTACTACTGCCAGCCTCCGCCGCCTCCTGGAGTTTGCCCAGGGCCCTCTGCTGCTGGCCAGCAGGGCGGAGCAGGCGgcaggaggccagggctgggggacCCGTCGGGTGGGGCTGTTACCTTTCCACACGGCCCGTTGGCGCAGTGCACACGGTCCGCCAGCGTATTTAACAGGCCGCCCAGTGCCTCTTGATCCAGAGCGCCCCGGCCAGAGGTAAGCAGGCTCAGCAGACCAGCAGACGGGGACGCCGTCGCTGTCACCACCAGCACAGACAGCAGTAGCCCCAGCTCCAGCGGGACCAGGGCCGCCATACTCAGCTCCCAGCGTGCTCAGTGGGTGTTGCTGAGGCGCAGTGCTTCTGGGCTGGCTGAGGGCGGCTTTGCTGGGGCTGCCTGGGGCCAGACTGGGGCTGGGCTAGGACCCGCCCGGCCCCACATGAGGACCTCTCCCAGGTATTCCTGCAGAGCTCTGTGATTGGCTGCTGGAGTTGCCTGGGTTAACCATTCCAGCGGCAGATCCTCCCCGACAGCCTGGAGCCACTGCCTGTGGGGGGCAAGGGCTGGGCCCCTTCCCCTGGACAGACAGCCTGGGTATCTGCTCCTCTGCCAGCAGCCCCCTAAGCTgtggggcagggccagggtgTCCCCTTCTGGCTCTCCATCTGGGGGCTGCTTCCAAGCTGGGGGACGCAGGGCAGAGGTTCACAGATGCTCTCAGAgcccccaggcccaggcctcGGCCCCCTCCTGACAGCCCTCAGCAGAGGCTGCCCAGACGCCCTTGGTGGCCCCAGTTGGGGGTGAGGACATGGGCCTCTTTCCTCCTGGGTTATGGGCTATGGTCCCTGTTGGGGACTGCAGTGGGGTTGAAGGAACTGAAAAGGTGCCTGCTGCGTCACGCCCCTCTAGGCTGGGGACAGCCCCAAGGAGCTGCAGCGCAGACACACAGGAGACGGACCTGGGTCCTGGCAGCCACCTGGCCAGGCTTGTGTCAGGACAAGGTTGGGGCAAGACCCCAGCTCTaggcctgggggcagggaggctgtggctcccagccctcccctccctgcgGACTCCCTCTCTGGCCTTTGAGCCCAGAAGCCTTATCTCTACTGTGGTGGTGGAGGCAGGAAGTCTGGGGAAAGGGGCAGCAGATCTCAAGGCGGCTTTGCCTTCTGAAGTGGGAACGTGGATGCCGcctcctgcccagcccagccGCCTGACCCTGAGCGttgtgggtggggctggggtggggagctgTGCTCCTGAGGCCCAAGGACTCTGTCCTGCCATGCACAGGGCAGGGCGCAGCAGGGCAGGGCGGGCATTGGGCCCAGTGTCCTGGGGTCCGACCTCACCCCACCATGCGGCAGATCTCATGGCACCCTTCTGGCTGGGCCCACCCACAGGGGTATCCCTCTGGGGGCCCTTAGGGGAGACCACTCCTGGGTGTAGATGATTTCTGGGTCCCAGGACCACAAGGGGGGCAGCTGTGCACACAGGCTGAAGATGCTGCGGATCCAAACTGGCCCTTTCCCTCACAACCCCAGGACCAGTGGGCTGGTTGCAGCCTCCCACGGCTCCAGGGCCTATTTTAGCTTCAGGACATAGGTCTTGGCCTGGGCCTGACCCTGTGCCCCGTCTGTCTGCACACAGCCGCCTCCGCAGGAGGCCTCAGTGCTGGGCTGCAGGCCTCCTCCATCCCCTCCATTCATGTGACCCCACCCCTCCCAGCTGAAACCCCCTTCCATAGCCCAGGAGCAGCTGCTGAGGGTGTCACCTGCCCATGCCGCAGCCTGAGGCCGGCTTCCCGAGCAGAGGGGTTGCACTCTCCTGCACCCCAGGCCCACTGCGTCATCCAACAAGCTCACTGCAATCGccccatcttaaaaacaacactggccgggcacagcggctcacactgGTGACCCTGGCActtcggcaggctgaggcaggtggatcacttgaggtcagaagtacaagaccagcctgggcaacatggtgaaaccccacttctactaaaaatacaaaattggctgggcatggtggctcacatctgtaatcccagcactttgggaggctaaagcgggtgaatcacgaggtcaggagattgagaccatcctggttaatacggtgaaacccgtctctactaaaaatacaaaaaaaattagccgggcctggtggcgctagcctgtaatctcagctactcaggaggctgagacaggagatcacttgaacctgggaggtggagattgcagtgggccgagatcgtaccactacactccagcctgggcgacaaagcaagactccatctcaaaaaaaaaaaaaaaaaaacactacaaaaTCAAGTTAGGGCGCCCtgagtggtggtatgtgcctgtagtcccatctacttgggaggctgaggtagaattgcttgagcccaggaggtggaggctgcagtgagcctcgaTCGTATCATGTCCAGCGTAGGCAATTGAGCAAGAccgtctctaaaaagaaaaaatccaggtgggccaggctggtctcagactcctgacctcaggtgatccgcccgccttggcctcccaaaacccTTCCACTTTCTGTCGCCATGAAACTGACTGGCTAGGGTCCTCGCATTAAGTCGGATCACACCATCCTCACCCTatcgtgtctggcttctttcactcgtCACAGTGTCCTCAAGACTCATCGAAGCCATGCCAGGTGCTTACTTTGTTAGAGAGGATGGAAAAGTTCTGGAGGTGAATGGTGGTAAggttgcacaataatgtgaacacacttaatgccactgaactgtgtacttaaaatcagttaaaatggcaaattttgttgtattttatcacagtaaaaaaaaattaaataggccAGcattgtgggtaaccccccatataggcaccgaggaatgagagctaagcagagccctggcacagttagggcttgaggaatatctcactgtATAGTGTTACtaactactcagctatttccttttacataatcctttacataatcatatattagtttatagaaagaATCCCTTTGtataatcctctctatataatcaaataatagttgatagtatgagtgcctgaagaatatttctctacatatatacatataagtatatcttagttcataatcggaggaatgcctagagtggacacagtacagagcatgaattaaggaataagcagcttatagttggaggaatgcctagagcagacacggtgcagagcatgatttaagggaaaacagttagaccaggacaagaatccacggcccaggcggcagcgttcagtgtcgtaaagatacccgctgtgtggcaggcttggggcgagagccactcctcctgatgaAGGAGTTGCAGGACCCTGCTCCAGTTCtcgtggaaggctgccctcagaccggcaatccaccttggggactgtgaactttatcagctcttgctactgtgctgctggAAAAGCAtcttcccggccgggcgcggtggctcaagcctgtaatcccagcactttgggaggccgaggcgggtggatcacgaggtcaagagatcgagaccatcccggtcaacatagtgaaaccccgtctctactaaaaatacaaaaaattagctgggcatggtggtgcgtgcctgtaatcccagctactcaggaggctgaggcaggagaattgcctgaacccaggaggcggaggttgcggtgagccgagatcgcgccattgcactccagcctgggtaacaagagcgaaactccgtctcaaaaaaacaaacaaacaaacaaaaaaacatcttCCCGTAGAAcccactggaagctgccagaaggtggcggtaacctgacagctctgtcactgctgtgtgacttaaaaCATCCCcccataaatcttcttagaagtagtttgcccatagatagaagtatcgcacactgcagcctcttcaCTGCGCACGGCCCATCTTCAAGCCTCGGTGatctaatgggggtggaccccatgttttattgctcacgaccctatcactatccttaaagatgacttcactcactgccctgccccctaacctatacacaataaatactcaggCTTCTGGACACTtggggcctcgcctgactccgctCATAGGTGGTCCCcgagcccagctgcgttttctttgtacttctgtgtctgGTCTCTATTTCTTGGATCTTGCGTCTCAGCACAGCCTAAGGCTCACCctacgaccctgtggggccctcacCCTTACATCTGGCTCCCAACGTGCCCTACaagcatggcggctcacacctgtaatcccagcactttgggaggccaaggcaggccgatcagaaggtcaagagatcaagaccatcctggctaacatggtgaaacctcgtctctactaaaaatacaaaaattagctgggtgtggtggcacacgcctgttgtcacagctacttgggaggctgaggcagaatcccttgaacccagaaggcagaggttacagtgagctgagattgtgccactgcactctggtgaCAAaggtagactccatctcaaaaaacaaacaaaccgaCAATGTATGTCTATTTCAAGAAGACCCTCCCTgaccatctgcccaccttgtcacAAGTTTTGGGGTGCTGGTCCTCCCTCAAAGCACCCTGCAGCCACACATGCCTGTCAGAGACATCAAGGGCCTGGTGGCCAGGCCTGACAGTGCCCTTCCTCAGCTCCCCGGGGTGCTCTGGATCCTGCCGTCCCAGGGGCTCCTCTCTGGCTCCTTGGTGAGTCTATTCGCACTTCCCAGAGCAGCACCCCCAGCCAGTCCTCCGGTTTCTTGGTGGGATTCAGCTTCCCTCTGCAGTCACGGATGTCGGCACCCTGCTTGATGGCTCCCCTTGGCCGTCTGAGAGGCCACCCCTACTCAGCCCACCTGCCTCCTCCATGCCCCTCCTGCTCCATGTCCCAAGCCCCCTCCGACCACCTGACTTGATTTTCACCGTCTGGCTTACTCTACACACCTCATTCCATCCGCTCAAGATGCCACAGATGTCAAGAAGCCCTGTTGTTCTCAACTGCTAAGAGAAAAATGCTGCAGTGAAACCCCGGCACATCCCTTGTCCTGACAGCACAGGTTCTAAGACGTGAACTGTGCACCCCTCAGAACCCAGAGGCGTGGTTTGTGGTCTGCTGCTTTCCCAGGGACAGCAGCAGGTGCAAAGCACACGCTGTGAACGGATGGCATCCACCACCACTGCCtccccaccaggcccagccttcaCACTTCGGCTTTGCTGGGGGCCTGGAGAGGGACCCTAGGGGTGGGCAAGACAAAGTCCCACCCAGTGAGTCACTGGCTGGAGCCACAGGTAAGTCAGGAGCCCTAGGCCCCAGTGCGGCCATCGAGTGGGAGGTGGGGACCAAGCGGCTGACAGCAGGAAGGGTGGTCTCTGAGCCCAGCCACAGCAGGTGCACTAGGACCTGACTGCACTCAGAAGGCCCCCATGCTGCCCTGGGCTTCAGTGAGGGGTGACAGGGGTGGCAGGCAGCCTCCCCTGCAGCCAGAGTCAAGCCACACCTGGCCAAAGTGGTGGACCCGTTCGCTCCCCAGGCTTTGGTGCCATGGAAGGGCCCCCACTACATGCCCAGGCAGGGCCCAGCAGGGAAGTGGCTGTCCCTGAATGAGGCAGGCCACGAGGGATACAGTGGCAGGGACAGAGCCAGGGCCAGGCCCCCACGTGGGTCGAGGGTGGGTGGGCTAGAGGGGCTCTATGCTCAGggtcccaggaggcagagagaacaCACAGGGCAGGCCTCGGGGAGCCGTCCAAGCAGGAGGGTCAGACAGCATCTTTATTGTGGGGAGGGGCCTGGCCCCCAAAGTCCTGATACCAAAGACAGACACAAGGCGGGTAGCTGCGGCCAGTGAGTTGTGGCGGACGGGGTCCAGGAGCCAGCGTCTCAGACTCCGCCCCTCCCTGCAGGGGCTGGTGCCGCGGGCTCAGGCGTGCAGGAAGCGGTTGAAGGCGTTGTAGGCGGACTCCAGGTCAAACAGCATCTGACGCACCTGTGAGTCATCCAGCTCGTCCGATGCCGACATGCCGCTCAGGGTCTGCAGCCTGGGGAGCGCAGCACAGGGCATGGGGGTGGGAGGGCCTCAGGGGCACTGCGGGGGCTCTGCCTGGCGGGCAGGGCCTCAGGGGCACTGCGGGGGCTCCGCCTGGCGGGGAGGGCCTCAGGGGCACTGCGGGGGCTCCGCCTGGCGGGGAGGGCCTCAGGGGCACTGCGGGGGCTCTGCCTGGCGGGCAGGGCCTCAGGGGCACTGCGGGG from Saimiri boliviensis isolate mSaiBol1 chromosome 15, mSaiBol1.pri, whole genome shotgun sequence carries:
- the SLC39A4 gene encoding zinc transporter ZIP4, yielding MAALVPLELGLLLSVLVVTATASPSAGLLSLLTSGRGALDQEALGGLLNTLADRVHCANGPCGKCLSVEDALGLGEPPGPVLETGYIARLSAAAALYLSNPEGTCEDARAGGWASHADDLLAQLESPEDLILGLSRLLQKVQARAAGPALKTACVDIPQLLEEATEAGVPGSAGGVLAALLDHVRSGSCFRALPSPQYFVDFVFQQHGSEAPIMLAELSALMRRLGVGREAHGDHSRQHRRASGQDPVPRSTSNGSSSVWDTVCLSARDVMAVYGLSEEAGVTPEAWAQLSPALLQQQLSGACTSQHGPPIQDQLSQAERYLYGSLATLLICLCAVFGLLLLTCTGCRGVTHYVLQTFLSLAVGALTGDALLHLMPKVLGLHTHSEEGLSPQPTWHLLAMLAGLYAFFLFENLFNLLLPRDAEDMENRPCSHSSHNHGGHSHGISLQLAPSELRQPKPPHEGSRADLVAEESPELLNTEPRRRSPELRLLPYVITLGDAVHNFADGLAVGAAFASSWKTGLATSLAVFCHELPHELGDFAALLHVGLSVRQALLLNLASALTAFAGLYVALAVGVGEESEAWILAVATGLFLYVALCDMLPAMLKVRDPRPWLLFLLHNVGLLGGWTVLLLLSLYEDDITL